From a region of the Paenibacillus sp. R14(2021) genome:
- the sigE gene encoding RNA polymerase sporulation sigma factor SigE, with translation MLVKWKLILQLYYYRVLFLFGLKSEEIYYIGGSEALPPPLTREEEEYLLEKLPSGDTAIRAMLIERNLRLVVYIARKFENTGIHIEDLVSIGAIGLIKAVNTFDPEKKIKLATYASRCIENEILMYLRRNSKTRTEVSFDEPLNIDWDGNELLLSDVLGTENDTIYRNIEEQVDRKLLHKALDKLTERERIIMELRFGLADGEEKTQKDVADLLGISQSYISRLEKRIIKRLRKEFNKMV, from the coding sequence ATGCTCGTCAAATGGAAATTGATCCTGCAGTTATATTATTATCGCGTTTTGTTTTTATTCGGGTTAAAGAGCGAGGAAATTTATTATATTGGCGGAAGCGAAGCTTTGCCTCCACCGCTTACGCGCGAAGAAGAAGAGTATTTGCTGGAGAAGCTCCCTTCAGGCGATACGGCCATACGCGCCATGCTGATCGAACGAAATCTCCGTCTCGTCGTCTACATTGCCCGCAAATTCGAGAACACCGGCATTCATATCGAAGATTTGGTCTCCATCGGCGCCATCGGCTTGATTAAAGCCGTCAATACCTTTGACCCGGAGAAGAAAATCAAGCTGGCGACCTATGCCTCCCGCTGTATCGAGAACGAAATTCTGATGTACCTGCGCCGCAACAGCAAGACGCGCACGGAAGTGTCCTTCGACGAGCCGCTCAATATTGACTGGGATGGCAACGAATTGCTTCTGTCCGACGTACTCGGCACCGAGAATGACACGATCTACCGTAATATCGAAGAGCAGGTAGACCGCAAACTGCTGCACAAGGCACTTGATAAACTGACAGAGCGGGAACGCATCATTATGGAGCTGCGCTTCGGTTTGGCGGACGGCGAAGAGAAGACGCAGAAGGACGTAGCCGATCTCCTAGGGATCTCGCAATCCTATATCTCGCGTCTAGAGAAACGCATCATCAAACGGCTGCGCAAGGAATTTAACAAAATGGTCTGA
- a CDS encoding ABC transporter ATP-binding protein, giving the protein MIEVKGIGKKYGRKHVLKNVSFTAEKGQITCLIGINGVGKSTVLKAIMGLTPIASGGILIDGHPLSSPSYEKITFIPDAITMPPNMTVDHCKQFMKDYYSSWNAKRADELTGFFKLNGGDKVGELSKGNAAKLNLLLGLALDVDYVLMDEPFSGIDMFSREQIASVFTSHLIEERGVIITTHEINDIEHLIDKAVLLDNGIVRREFDTDTVRQEEGKSVMDVMREVYNG; this is encoded by the coding sequence ATGATTGAAGTCAAAGGAATCGGCAAGAAATACGGCCGCAAGCATGTGCTGAAGAACGTGTCCTTTACAGCGGAGAAAGGGCAGATCACCTGCTTGATTGGCATTAACGGCGTCGGTAAATCAACCGTCCTGAAGGCGATCATGGGTCTAACGCCTATCGCGTCCGGGGGGATTCTGATTGATGGCCATCCGCTAAGCAGTCCGTCCTATGAGAAAATAACCTTTATTCCCGATGCGATTACAATGCCGCCGAACATGACGGTCGACCACTGCAAGCAATTTATGAAAGATTATTATAGCAGCTGGAATGCGAAGCGGGCTGACGAGCTTACTGGATTTTTCAAGCTGAACGGCGGGGATAAAGTCGGCGAACTGTCCAAAGGCAATGCGGCTAAGCTCAATTTGCTGCTAGGTTTGGCGCTTGACGTGGATTACGTGCTCATGGACGAACCGTTCTCCGGGATTGACATGTTCAGCAGGGAACAGATCGCATCCGTCTTTACAAGTCATCTGATCGAGGAGCGAGGCGTGATCATCACGACGCACGAGATCAATGATATTGAGCACCTGATCGATAAGGCCGTCCTGCTCGATAACGGCATCGTTCGCCGGGAATTCGATACCGATACGGTTCGGCAGGAAGAAGGAAAGTCGGTTATGGACGTCATGAGAGAGGTGTACAACGGATGA
- the ftsA gene encoding cell division protein FtsA, with the protein MSSNDIIVSLDIGTSKVRAIIGEVNNGVINIIGVGSADSEGIRKGAIVDIDQTVASIRNAVDHAERMVGIQISDVYVGIQGNHIGLQTNHGVVAISNEDREIGEEDIERVLQAAKVVALPPEREIINLVPKQYLVDGLEGISDPRGMIGVRLEVEATVITGAKTAIHNLVRCVEKANLRISGIILMSLASGQMALTKDEKMMGTVLADIGAGSSTIAIFEQGSIVATSTLPVGGEYVTSDISYGLRTQTEQAEKIKQKFGCALVDDAAEDQKFKVMRMGSNVEKEFSQVDLANIIEPRMQEIFHLIRQEVKRLGYGEKVNGYVLTGGTVTMAGTLPLAQHELEASVRIAVPDYIGVRDPAFTSGVGMIQYVSKYMRGRSVSAPKKSAGRKANAAAPNTPSKPGLFERLKNMFSEFI; encoded by the coding sequence TTGAGCAGCAATGACATCATCGTCAGTTTGGACATCGGTACATCCAAGGTTCGTGCTATTATTGGCGAAGTAAATAACGGCGTCATTAATATTATTGGAGTTGGATCTGCCGACTCAGAAGGTATACGTAAAGGGGCTATCGTTGATATCGACCAAACCGTAGCATCCATTCGCAATGCGGTGGATCATGCCGAGCGAATGGTTGGCATTCAAATAAGCGATGTCTATGTCGGTATTCAAGGCAACCATATCGGCTTGCAAACGAATCACGGCGTCGTCGCCATTTCGAACGAAGACCGCGAAATCGGTGAAGAAGATATCGAGCGTGTCCTGCAAGCGGCTAAGGTCGTCGCATTGCCGCCCGAACGCGAAATCATTAATCTGGTGCCGAAGCAATACTTGGTAGATGGTCTTGAAGGCATATCCGACCCTCGCGGGATGATTGGCGTGCGTCTTGAAGTGGAAGCAACCGTTATAACCGGAGCCAAAACAGCGATACATAATTTAGTCCGGTGCGTAGAAAAAGCCAATTTGCGGATTTCCGGCATCATTTTGATGTCGCTGGCTTCCGGTCAAATGGCGCTAACTAAAGATGAAAAAATGATGGGTACGGTGCTTGCCGATATCGGAGCTGGCTCCAGTACGATTGCAATTTTTGAGCAAGGGAGCATCGTCGCAACTTCAACGCTGCCTGTCGGCGGTGAATACGTGACCAGCGACATTTCCTACGGTCTTCGGACCCAGACGGAGCAAGCGGAGAAAATCAAGCAAAAATTCGGTTGCGCGCTTGTAGATGATGCAGCCGAGGATCAGAAATTCAAAGTAATGCGGATGGGCAGCAACGTGGAGAAGGAATTCTCCCAGGTTGACTTGGCCAATATTATCGAACCGCGGATGCAGGAAATTTTTCACTTGATTCGTCAAGAAGTTAAACGTTTGGGCTACGGGGAAAAGGTCAACGGTTATGTGCTTACAGGTGGGACCGTTACCATGGCGGGCACGCTGCCGCTTGCCCAGCACGAACTGGAAGCTAGCGTCCGCATCGCGGTGCCCGATTATATCGGCGTTCGCGACCCTGCTTTTACCAGCGGCGTAGGCATGATTCAGTACGTATCCAAGTACATGAGAGGCCGCTCGGTTTCCGCACCGAAAAAAAGCGCCGGCCGCAAAGCAAATGCAGCAGCACCGAACACACCCTCGAAGCCTGGCCTATTCGAGCGTTTGAAAAATATGTTTAGTGAATTTATTTGA
- the ftsZ gene encoding cell division protein FtsZ, translating into MLEFDFENELLAQIKVIGVGGGGSNAVNRMIENGVRGVEFITVNTDAQALHMAKSEQKLQIGDKLTRGLGAGANPEVGKKAAEESRETVMNTLKGADMVFVTAGMGGGTGTGAAPVIAEIARECGALTVGVVTRPFTFEGRKRSGQAELGIEALKEKVDTLIVIPNDRLLEIVDKKTPMLEAFREADNVLKQAVQGISDLIAVPGLINLDFADVKTIMTERGSALMGIGAATGENRAADAARKAIQSPLLETSIDGARGIIMNITGGANLSLYEVNEAAEIVISASDPDVNMIFGASIDENLKEEIKVTVIATGFEHRGAAPLRRPSTGQPAETAASQEAPRQSNTGSNGPKPFGTPVNSDQLDIPAFLRNRRNNDR; encoded by the coding sequence ATGTTGGAATTTGATTTCGAAAATGAGCTGCTGGCGCAAATCAAGGTCATCGGTGTAGGAGGCGGCGGCAGCAATGCCGTTAACCGAATGATTGAGAACGGCGTAAGAGGCGTTGAATTTATTACGGTTAATACGGACGCTCAGGCGCTGCATATGGCCAAATCCGAACAAAAGCTGCAAATCGGCGATAAGCTGACCCGTGGTCTCGGAGCCGGTGCAAATCCGGAGGTAGGGAAGAAAGCCGCCGAAGAATCCCGGGAAACAGTCATGAACACGCTGAAGGGCGCCGACATGGTGTTCGTTACGGCGGGAATGGGCGGCGGAACGGGCACGGGCGCAGCTCCTGTCATTGCTGAAATCGCGCGTGAATGCGGCGCGCTCACGGTCGGCGTCGTAACGCGTCCCTTCACATTTGAAGGGCGGAAGCGCTCCGGACAAGCCGAGCTTGGCATTGAAGCCTTGAAAGAGAAAGTAGATACGCTGATCGTCATTCCGAATGATCGCCTTCTCGAAATCGTCGACAAGAAAACACCGATGCTCGAAGCGTTCCGCGAAGCGGATAACGTGCTGAAGCAGGCGGTACAAGGGATTTCCGATCTGATCGCGGTTCCAGGCTTGATCAACCTTGACTTCGCCGATGTTAAGACCATCATGACGGAACGTGGTTCCGCACTGATGGGAATCGGCGCAGCGACAGGAGAGAACCGTGCTGCGGACGCAGCACGCAAAGCGATCCAGAGCCCGCTTCTGGAAACGTCCATCGACGGCGCGCGCGGCATTATCATGAATATTACGGGCGGTGCTAACCTATCGCTCTATGAAGTTAACGAAGCGGCGGAGATCGTCATTTCCGCATCCGATCCGGATGTGAATATGATTTTCGGTGCCAGCATCGACGAGAACCTGAAGGAAGAAATCAAAGTTACCGTCATCGCAACGGGCTTTGAGCATCGCGGAGCTGCTCCTCTGCGTCGCCCAAGCACGGGACAACCTGCCGAAACGGCTGCAAGTCAGGAAGCGCCGCGTCAATCGAATACCGGTAGCAATGGGCCAAAACCTTTTGGTACTCCGGTAAACAGTGACCAGCTCGATATTCCGGCATTTCTTCGCAACCGTCGCAACAACGATCGCTAA
- the spoIIGA gene encoding sigma-E processing peptidase SpoIIGA: MKALNAVYIDVYFLVNLLIDGSNLLLTAWVRSVRAKWWRILLAAAAGAMYAVMIIFPPLSFLFTIVIKILLSVVMLFIAFGFGSIQHFARLTGAFYGVNFAAAGAVLGFHYLFMNSANQLWQTVVYDVNGKPVFMLSTSMIFVFGLLVVGYYIYRSVIMQRRERDLVTTHLAEVKVRIDDREYSCTGLIDTGNQLYEPLTRTPVMVMEAAVWQDALPAAWIHHIREAKVDQLLASMTDEEPFIWRDRLRLVPYRGVNRGAQFMLAIKPDLVIVNRDGVVFESKKVLIGLDAGKLVADGTYRAIIHPSLLQHRSATIDPIHSSSERDGAACSSNGN; the protein is encoded by the coding sequence GTGAAGGCGCTGAATGCGGTTTATATCGATGTCTATTTTCTCGTAAACCTGCTGATCGATGGTTCTAATTTGCTGCTGACCGCATGGGTTCGAAGTGTACGCGCCAAGTGGTGGCGGATACTGCTCGCTGCTGCTGCGGGAGCGATGTATGCTGTTATGATTATTTTCCCTCCTTTGTCGTTTCTGTTTACGATCGTCATCAAGATTTTGTTGTCCGTTGTCATGCTGTTCATTGCCTTCGGATTTGGAAGCATACAGCATTTTGCGCGTCTGACAGGTGCGTTTTACGGCGTGAATTTCGCTGCCGCCGGAGCCGTGCTTGGTTTTCATTATTTGTTTATGAACAGTGCGAACCAGCTGTGGCAGACCGTCGTCTACGACGTAAACGGCAAACCTGTCTTCATGCTGAGCACTTCGATGATTTTTGTATTCGGGCTGCTTGTGGTCGGTTATTACATTTACCGTTCAGTGATTATGCAGCGCCGTGAGCGCGATTTGGTTACAACGCATCTCGCGGAGGTGAAGGTGCGAATCGACGATCGGGAGTATAGCTGCACAGGACTGATCGACACGGGGAACCAGCTATACGAGCCGCTCACGCGAACGCCCGTCATGGTGATGGAGGCTGCGGTATGGCAGGATGCACTGCCGGCTGCATGGATTCATCATATTCGGGAGGCAAAGGTAGACCAGCTCTTGGCGAGCATGACGGACGAAGAGCCCTTTATATGGCGCGACCGGCTGCGGCTGGTGCCTTACCGTGGGGTCAACCGCGGCGCTCAGTTCATGCTGGCCATCAAGCCGGATCTGGTTATCGTGAACAGGGACGGGGTCGTCTTTGAGTCCAAGAAAGTATTAATCGGATTAGATGCCGGAAAACTCGTTGCCGACGGGACGTACCGGGCCATTATCCATCCGTCGCTTCTTCAGCATCGAAGCGCCACGATCGATCCAATACACAGCTCTTCGGAAAGGGATGGAGCAGCATGCTCGTCAAATGGAAATTGA
- a CDS encoding GntR family transcriptional regulator yields MEVKFNNRDPVYMQVVQLFKEQIATGQLAKGQVIPSRRELAGTLQINPNTVQKAYKEMEEQGLIVTEGNSPSRITTDERVLQAIRGELIADAVNAFVASIHKIQVPVDELLAIVKLRIEDSYARNAEEGIGHD; encoded by the coding sequence TTGGAAGTGAAATTCAATAATCGCGACCCCGTCTATATGCAGGTGGTTCAGCTTTTCAAGGAACAGATCGCGACGGGACAGCTGGCGAAGGGGCAGGTCATTCCCTCTCGCCGAGAGCTTGCGGGCACGCTGCAAATCAACCCCAACACCGTTCAGAAAGCGTACAAAGAAATGGAGGAACAAGGTTTGATCGTAACGGAAGGAAATTCGCCCAGCCGAATCACGACAGATGAACGAGTCTTGCAAGCGATAAGAGGAGAGCTTATCGCGGATGCTGTCAATGCCTTCGTCGCATCGATTCATAAAATACAAGTTCCGGTCGACGAGCTGCTTGCCATCGTAAAGCTGCGCATCGAGGACAGCTACGCTAGGAACGCAGAGGAGGGAATCGGCCATGATTGA